ACTACTACGGCTATACGGAGAAtacgacgacgacgacgacaatGACagtggggatgatgacgtTGTGGACAGCAGTGATTCGGACACCAGTGGCAGCGGGTTAACCTGATCTGCGGTAGGGTGAGGCCACGGAATAGGGGAAGCAGCCGGCTATAATCACCGCTTGCTCAAATCCCTTTGGTATCCGCCATCGATCTGTGTATGACAATATCTACATATAAGATCTACGCCCAATTACAGACACAACTGTCGATGCGAGCTACTTGGTTAAGCTGGGGATGGAACAAGGAAACGGGTGCAGGGGAAGGGAACTAAAATATTTTGAAACCGCACGAAGGCCGCGAGTCTTCCATCATCTAGCTAGAATAACCCTGTACATACCTAAGTTAGTCCTCCGGCTGGCCAACTTGCCGTCGACGACCCGAGAAGAGCCCTAAAAGGGGCTGCATTCGGGTATAATGcatttctccctctctctctgtcaCCTGTATCTAATTATTCTGGTTCTTGTGAGAAGCTTTCAGCCGCCCTGTTATAAAAATCCCCTAGAGAATTTATAAATTTGGCGCGGGATGTGGTTGGCCGGGGTTTTGTCCGCGAACCAAGGAACAGATCGCAAGTTACCCAGACACGCTTGACCTCCTCCGGTGTCGCAACTTTGTCGTATGAACTAAAGATCTCTGCGAGCGTCTCGTAGTGACTATCCTCTAACGATTCATTAGAGATGCCTTGCTTCTGCTCAAGAAGATTGAACCCTTCCAGTGTTGAGGGTAAGTGGGCCGAGGTATAAAAGTGGCCACCGACAACTAAAGAATCATCTGGTGTGAAGACAGCGTGTGGACATGATGGGGGCATGATACTAAACGGATGTCAGATAGAATAATTGCAAGACATAGGGTAACTTACAATAGATCACCTGGTCGTAGCTCCACTCGAATCCAGCCACCGTCATATCCGTTGAACTGTTCCGACCCAAGTTGTGCCAGTAAGCGAACCGCATTAAGATTGATCGTGGAAGGGAAATAGACAATCTTGCGGCCATGAAGGACGTACAACCACGTGAGTGCTGCACCAATGTCAACATGGATTGGAGATATACAATCTCTTGTACTTAGAAGCAGGAACTCCTTATGTCGATTGACCCAGGTAGAGCCTGTTTTTCCGATGGTAGTCTGACCGTCTCCTGCAATCCGCCGAATCAAGTCAGAGTCGCTAATAGGAGTTGGGCAACAGTCGCTTATTCTATTCTCAATGTCAAGACAATTCAATGCCGTTCGCGAATCTTTTTCCCAGTGCTTGATAATGTTTTCGACCAATCGCCTCTCAGTGCGTTTGGCTTCCTCGTCAATCGAGTAATCATACACGTCAACCAACCTCTGACGGTTCTCCCGCATAAACGCCCAAAATGTATCCCATGATACTTTTGGATGACTGATGGAGCGAGTAGCAGTTGactgaaaaagaagtggacGGGAAAATTGCAGTTCAAGATGCCTTGTTAAGCTTTCACTCTTGTCGATAGTGATAACATCTTCCGCCACTCATGATGGATGGTGATAGAGAGCAATGATCAAGTCGAGACCACCCCGTTGAAACTGGGCTCTAGGAGTTTCTGTGTTTTGAGATCGGGTATTAGCCCATCTTGCAGTTTGATCGAGTTTCTGGATAAATGAACGCAAATATTCGGCGCCCGGGTTATTAGAGGCGTTGAAATTAAGATCGTAAGTCCCCCAACCAGGAACTAATATTTTTTCAAGTTGGTGTGTCTTCTGCCGCTTTCGGTTGCTTGAGGCTGCCCAGCGTCAGGTATTAGTATCGTCAGATGCGGGGGAGTTTGACATGGCTAATAAGCCGGGAGGACTTCGTGGGACATTCGTCAAAGGTTGTCAATATTTAGGCTTGATGAATTGTGGTTGACAGGAATACGACAGCTGACCAGTGTTGTCTAGTGAGCACAGACCATGCCCACTGGACGTAGAAAAAGTCCCTTGGGCACAGTATAGTACCGGGAATTGGGGCTAAATTCAGGCAGACGACGAATGTGTGACAGATCGAGGACCGTGCCCATTGGGCGCACACTGTGCCAACTGGGCGCACTCTATGCCAAGCGGGTACAACGGACCATCTCGGAAACGCAAACGCCATCCCTGCCACCTTTGGCTGCCACGTAGATAATCGTGCCTCATGATCTGGGCTGCAAGGAGCTCGACGAGCTCAgaccctttctttttctttcccttttctgaTTTGGATATTGTCTCTAACATTACGGATAGGTCTATCCTCCTCGTTTCGACCCTTCCtgtatttctctcttcccgGTGCGATTTGTGCGTACATATCTATGACATTCGTCCTCCTCGAGCCACTCGACAGTTCAGATGACCGTCTATAGTCAAGCACACAGTGATTGCGAGGTAAAGCTATTCAACTGCGTCACACCACGGCTACCGAATTTGCGCAACATTCGAAAGGTTGTCTTTGCTGGTATTCTTCCAGTAggggctttttttttgtcgtTTCAAACCCCTCCAATCCCCAGCACGTATCTAGCTATGACTACTCCTATGGTGGTGTAAGTTAAGAAGTCCAAGATTTAATGCACACATATACCTTGAAGAAGTTTCAAGCCGCATTCAACCTGGACTTGGAGGTCAACTTGAGTGTCAAGCTACCCACTCAGTACCCAGACCATCTCAACCATATGAGATTGGACGTCGGTTGGCTGCATCGCTACTTTTCGTTTTCCCCTCTCTATTGAAAAATGTCATTTCTAACTGTCCTCTATAAATAGATACAACAACATCTCATGAAGAAGGCATGAGAACATCCGTTCGCGCATCCGACCCATCGAGGCGATCTCTCCCTTATTGCACAAGATGCCAAACAATCCTGAGCCACCGTATCCCATGTTTTTATGatgccttcctgaagcccgtcAGTATTTATAAACCAAACTTACTCAGGTGAAGGGTTTAACATCCGGAGATCAATGGGAGAGGACCTTGGGAACTCGTCACAGTCAGTAGTTGGCTTTTGAATATATACGTGCCTTGCTCAGTTCTTTCCTTTATATGCACCTTCTAGAGGCAACTCTAGCCAAAACAGCTGGCCTTGGAAGCGTTCATACGAGGAATAGATTCATTGACTGGCGGAGGTGCGCGATAACTGAAGTAATCGAAGCGCATTGTTCTATAAAGTACTTCTTCATTTACTGTACCTGACTtctaattttatttatactcAAAACAAGCCAAGTTCATTCAGTGTTCACAATAGCCTTTAGCGGATATCCTTTCACTACAAGCGTACAACCGTTCGATTCAATCAACATAGCAAGCTGCTACCCTAAGGCTGACTACCTCAAACCAAAAAACACTGCATTTTAGATACCCAAAGACCTAACGAGCGAAAGTTGAAAATTGTGACGACAAGGAGATACCGTGGAAGAAAGAGGTTTCCCAGCGAACTTTACTGGCAGGGCGAAACGTTAacccaacaaccccaacaggCACACCAAATGATAAAGATAGCGGGATGAAGCATGAGCCCTGTGAATGTTGTACGCACGGGTGCTACTTCTGGACTAACTCGCGTGA
This window of the Aspergillus oryzae RIB40 DNA, chromosome 8 genome carries:
- a CDS encoding uncharacterized protein (predicted protein), which gives rise to MAARLSISLPRSILMRFAYWHNLGRNSSTDMTVAGFEWSYDQVIYYDSLVVGGHFYTSAHLPSTLEGFNLLEQKQGISNESLEDSHYETLAEIFSSYDKVATPEEVKRVWVTCDLFLGLF